DNA sequence from the Bombus huntii isolate Logan2020A chromosome 7, iyBomHunt1.1, whole genome shotgun sequence genome:
CCAAATGCCACTAACGATTTTCCAAGTTACCCAACATTCGATTCGTCCAACGACAAATCAAATATCGtaatgataatataaataagagatagaaaaagaaagagaaaggaaaattcACAAAATCGATGAAGGTTCCATAAATGGCACTCTCGTTAATGTGACTTTATTCGTTCACGATACTTAAACTGTACAAAATTCAATTACAAACTAAAAGATTACGAGTGTACAGTGGCTCAGAAATCGCCGTTCCCTTTTTTCTCTATCTTCGCTTTAAACAATCGTATAGTCTTGcgtaatttgaaatttattccaTGAGCCATCGTGCACGCGTGTATATAcattgtatataataatacaataacaCTTGAAGCAAACACTGAGATAAATGCTAGATTCACGCTCCACATTTCGCCTTTTCTCTTATTTGTATActaaaattaaacgaagaCAGGGTAGAAGAGGATGGGGAAAAAGTGGTACGCCTATAACGAcgatagaaaaaagaacgtACTGGTTCGATAAATTGTATACGCGATCGTATAAGAAGGAAGCCACAtggatataaaatatgtatagtATCGTATAAATTACTAAGTGTTTCAGCGCTAGTGTATTAGTTGTTAACCCTCTCTCCAAGGTGATCGTTGAATCCTATAAAAGGGTAGTTATTTATGGCTCGAAGTTTCATCGGCTTAAGTAGGTTGTTTGGCTGATATTAGCTCTGAAGGATCCAAACGCAGTATTCTTAATGCGAAGATGTTCATGGAGTTAAAATTATGTTCGCAGACTTTGATAATGTGTGTTGAATCGTGTTGCTTATGCTAGCTACGTGCTTGGTACGATACTTGCTGCGTTAGAATTATCGTCAACTCTGTCAATATTTTCATggaacataaatataaatgggCAGTGTCTTAAAGTGCTCGAATGTGCGTGACAGTACGAGGGTGaacgaaacaatttatttctcttctcttcgtACAACGTTGATAACACGACAATGCGTATTATTTACTCTATATAATCTAAACAAAAATacttataataaaagaaacttCTTCTGCTATTATAAAATCATGTAAATTGATCACAAGCATTTTTCTCGACATCGAACATATATAAGTGGAAAATGAGTGACATAAATATACTCTCTGTtcgagaaaattaaatataatctctgtgcGATTGTGATTCACCCTCGGTGCTCCATACTTAGTCGTTGGTGCGCGATTATTTTCTGAATCCCAGATACGAAGCAATGCCGTTAATGCTCTCAAAGAAGAGTCGCAAAACCTGTTGTCTGTCGTATTGGTTCCGCACCTTTTCCGGTCTCGTTGGCTCTCTTGGTACATCAAGCAAGTGCTCCTCCACCAATCGCTATAGTACAATAGGTTTACATTTGTAGGTGCTCGTGCATCGTATAATCCTTCGTAGAATATTGTGGGAAACCTGTCAAGATCCTCTCCGCGTTTACAAACTCAAAACTCGTGTTTCCATGTCGCGATTCCGTtagaaatgttatttataaaaattacaaataggAACGAagtctttattatttttttcactCCTTTagtatttttgtttcttttatacgagaaaataaaaatcttcaattttatcaaaatatcgAAGACAGATGGATGGTTATGATATTTcgcgtttttttctttcttcttcttttgtaTAAAGGAATAAAACCAAATCTCCAATTTTGTtagaaattctattaaaaattggAGACAAAAATGCTTTATGATTATGATTGCTTTATGatctttttcgtatttttttctttcttcttttttctttatttcaggggaaaaattgtatttatcgtGATAGAGAGAAAGACTAGAGAATGGACACTAGTAAAAATGTGCTACCCGTGTTGGTGCTATTTCATGGAGGGAATGCGCTTTTGTTACGTGCTATTATGTACATTGTGTAGGAGTTATTACtggactgcggatttttatgcgtttGTGAGAAGTTGAAGGGTGGAGAAATCCGCACTTATTACGTACGAAGAATAAATTAAGGATTCGATGTAAGGATAGCTAAGTAAGAAAGGGAAATAGAAACATTGATGGTACTAAAAGTCGTTCTAGAGAGATCTGGGAGATGTGTGACGATAGTAGAGCTACAATTTTCCACTCATGATACAGACACGATTCATCGTAGATACTTGATCCGAATAATTTCATCAAAAGACTTAAAACCCCTCAATTCTCATAGCTTGaatttttgttcattttcatCTTTAATAGTGCAAAACGATAAGACTGAACATTTCGTGGATTCCATTAAACGATTACTTCGGTTATGTAATACGTAAAAAATTTGGAATATCCGAAACGTAAGATACGTACGTAACGAGAATTGGAGGgtgaaaaaattgtaatcaCGATTTTGACAACCGTATATCAAGTAACGTGTTCTGACATTTGAAATTGTTCCAAatcaatggaaaaataaaattcgtagaAAATGGTTGCCCACCgcgaaaataaaattggaGTATTCGACAGGTATTGAGAAATAAAACGCGCGATGGCCTACCACCGTGATATTCTCGTAATATGAAGACGATTTCGCGTATATTTACTTCTCTATTAGGTAACTAACGACAAACGAAGTGAAGTTGAATGAAAGGGAGTCGTCGTCCGTTTCGCAATCTTTGTTAATCCATATGAATCGTGCAATCATTTGCAACTGGTTTCGACTGTGACACAACGCGACACAGGCACAGCTAAATTCTCTCTATTGTATCAGTTTCTAACGTACTTCGAGAGTGATTATTAAAAGCAGTCGGCGTGGAAGTTGTTCCTACGTGAACGCGCCCCTGTCGCGTACCGCCATTACGCAACGAATTCATATTATTTGCAACTTCGATCACTTGAATCTCCTTCCCTCGTTCGACTCGATTGTAATACGCAAGCAATATGCGAAAATTCGATGATCGTGTCGCACTACGCTTTTTCGTAAATCTGTTATTATAAAGGCACGTTACAAAATTGTAATTGGATCGTAACGTATGTACAGATATAGCGATGAACAAAAGTATTAGCACAGACAAGCGTATCTCATAAAATTCTAGGTGAATTTCTAAAATACACAATTCTTTATTCAAATGTTTTTGTAAGGCATAACAGGCGAGAATTGGCAGCGTTTGCGACATCGATTTCGTTTCTTGAAACAGTTACGTGGAATCTTTACTTCGAATAACCGCTACAAGCAACCAAAACTTCTGTTTCAACGTTGCAAAATTCCACTTCTGCCCGTGTATACGTTCCAGAATATTTACAGAATCGACTAAATCGACGATCGAAATTTTACATTCCGGTAAAAGTAGTTCGTCTGTCCTTACATACTTCTACAGTTGTTTAACGACAACCAATTacgataaatttgaatttcagCCCCGATGGTCGCATCTCACAAAAAGATTGAACAAGGAATCAGCGATAAATTTTACAGATTCGCACAAGATTTTACAAGAAACTCCGGTCTATAGCGATATTTTCCTCCATCACTGTATATAGATAGAAAGTCATCGACTTCTAAATCGTTAAACGTCACGGAATTccttaaaattaattatattatcttTACACATCCGTTTACGTATAAAAcatgtataaaaagaaaacaaagaaacTACAACGGAAAAAATCATAATTtatattgaatataaattataattctaGCCTGGCAATAAATTAAGTGTCTTTATCGAgtatactaattaattaaggTCGCTAGAGGAGGGAGGGGGGCGGGTTCTATTCGGATGCTAGAACTGTTCGTCTACCTCTGTGATCCCTAAGCTGATTCGAAATGCAACATGCAGACTAGCATGTCGATAGTTTCGCTATTCTACAGTACCGTAATCGTGTGTCTCAGGGTGAAAGGGGTTGGCTAAGTGTCGTGCTTCTTGGCTCGTGACTTGTTCACTACATGGTGGTGGTCTTTCGTCTAGGCGGTAGGTTCTCTAAATTTTACTTCTAAAAAACAGCCTTTTTACTTTCCGTATGCTTGATAGTTGTCCGCTAGATTACTCACGTATTGCGCTTGATTCGCGGTCGGGAATTCCGCCCATTTGCTCAGGTCCATGCTTGGTAGCACGCCGCTTCGACATGGTACTCGTGGGTTTCTGCAAGGTGACATACGAGTTGCGTTATTTCAGATGATAGGTTCGATGATTTCGTTGTGAACTAAACGGACGAACGACGGACGTTAATAGGAAAAAATAATGTGCGATAATCTTGCAATAGTCTGTATACATTTTTGTGAAGAACGCTTAAAATTTCCTGCCGAGGTTGTGTTCTAAAAATGTGAAGTTCGGCTTATCATAAATTTATTGGTTTAATTATTTGGATATTATGTTCGGTTTGATGCAACTTATTGGTCTATTTTcagataaattaattttagtaGCAAACTGTTATACGAACTGAAGAGACAAATCGATCGACTCGATTTCATAAAACTTTGACTGAAATTTGACTGAATTCGGAAATTATTTTTGCTTCTGACTGgttcgtataaaatattaaaatgtctAATAGTAGTCGTGGAAATCAAACGTTATTAGGAACAGAATAATCGCGTcaacgataaatataatatataatagataGAACACAgcgtataataaataacagtAACAAATGTTATAGAAACAAGTAATATCGTgaaagaacgaagaagaagaagaagaagaagaagaagaagaagaagaatatttcaGTGAAAGAACGTGTCCCTAAAATCATCGTTGGAGGATGCATTACGAGACAAATAGGTTGTTGATTTGATCACGCAATGAAATTAAACGTTACTTTCATTCTCTACCTTGCTCGTGCAGTTCGATCAATTCTAACGATGTAATTCACTAATAGTACAATTCGAATCGACCTACGATCTTCAAAACGACATTCAATCTCCTCCGAGCCGGTAATCGAATCTTCGCAACACATTTTACTAGCCACAAATGTCTGTAACCTCTTCGAATTCAACCCACGGCGTCTTACTTACATTTCATGATCGGGCAACACCATGGGATATAGCTGTATGGTGTCGATCAGGTCCGTATTGTCGCAGATCACTCTAGCGAGCTGCACTTTGCGAATTTCGTTTAGTTGATCTAGAAAAGAAAACATACTTCAGAATTGATAGCAGAAAACGttcaaacaataattatttcgtttaatttattggATATAATTAATAGGAAGCGTTATACTGTATACACAGAATAAgtcacaattttttattattattttttttttgcagCCGAGTAATTTTAACATTCGGTTCTttatgaaattctaaaattctatttctaaattatgaaattcCGAATTCGATTCTAAAATAGCAAGATTCTATTAGATCGAGCAAAATAAGTTCGTTTCTTGCGTTTTCTTAAGATAGCACGTGACAACGTCGAGTGTTCTTATTTTTATGCTTGTAATGCGATCAGCAGAGTCGCTTATGTTGTTGTTTATTCCATTTCTTCGCGAATACGTATTTCTCACCAAAAAATTCAATCATCTGTATCTTTACCTtcgttaaataattgttaCGCGATTCTTCGAAACGTACAGGCTGGTGAAAGGCGAACGAGCTTATTACTTAATCCgctaaaattgcaaaattttgaaattctaaGATTGCAAACTTGCAAGGAAGCAGTTCGTAGTCTACGAATCGTAACTTGTCAGTTCTCTGATATCGTTAATTGACGAATTTCGCTATGCAAGAATACCATGGTTAGCGATCTTTCTCGTTCCATGCCGTACCCataaattccaatttattcgaGTTTCTCGATTGAAAAGGTTTCTTACCGAGAGTGAAGGACGATGGCTGATTCGGCAACTCGTACCAAAATCGGTCACCACGACGGGAATAGCTGAATTGCGTGGCGATTATACAGGCGAAGGTTGGACCGAGCATGCTACCCGGAAGTGGCCTCTCGGACACACCACCGGACCACAGATCCACGTCAGCTGGGCGACTAAACATCGAATTAAAATACGCACCGTTATTTCCGGGGATTTTATATTCATTCCCTAGAAACGATGATTATAACGTGTTTTAGAATGTTTAACGCGAGGCAAATTAGCATCGATTTGAATTATTACGTAATGGATTATCGATGATTCAATGAATAATCTGTTTTGACATCATAAGCCGTCCGTGTTCTTTGCGATTGATTTAGGATTCGAATGTTTGGAATATGTTTCGAATTTTGGCTGAATCGTGTATAAATAGAGATTGAGGATGGGTATACGGATAATACTCACTCGAAGATCGAGCTGTAGCGTTTGATGGTCTCGTTTGGCATGGAACCGTGTAGTTCGTCGAAGGTGTCTGCCCATGGAAGTCCGCAGAATTTTCTGAGAAGTAGAATGAGAATAGGTAGCTTTTTAGTTTGAgagatttattaaaatttatagaaatatatttatacaatttccACGAATTATCTTTgtctttctaaatatattgGTTTGTCAACCAAGTGACTGCGGATTCTGGCATTGccatctaatgacaaaatccgcaatcacttagttgccaaccgaATATTTTATAAGTTTGTGTAAACTAAGTATCTAAGGTGGGTTTCTGCGAACCGTATGTTTTTATAAAGTTTctgtaaatttgtataaactGAATATCTCTAGCGAAATGTGCCAACCTGAATTCCATGTAACTTGGAATACCAAATTCACGACCTCGTTGCATGTTAAACGAGACCAAATCCAGTCCAAATTTAGCTCCAACTTTTTTGAATAAGTGATTCGTCACCTAGAATTTATATGAATAAGTATTTCTCTGACTTCTTTTCActttgtatgtatataaaagaatatttcataCTTCTTGCGTGATAGAGTCGTCCATAGCTTGAGCAACTTGGTTCATCAATCCCATGACGTACTCGTCGAAAACTCCAGCACGATACAGGTCAAACGGTCTTCTAATTAAGTCTGACAGTCTCTTCGAGGCTTTAAAGAAACAATTATCGTCAGAATTTAATTATCTGAGGATTCGAGGTTTACTCCTTGGTCTTGAAATTTTGCATTCTAACTCACCGATGAATTTATGAGCTTTGCTCCATCTTTCCACTGCCGTTGGCAATAACGAGTGGCCGAATCTGAAGGCTGCAGCAGCGAAAGCATCGATCACTGCTGGGTTCACGCTTTCGTCGTAACCGTCCCAGTATACCTATAAGAAATGAAACGTACATAcgattatgaaattttacgatatttcatttttcgtgGATGGGAAAAACCGAAATCGCTGATCACAGGAATCAACTTTGAACGAATAGAAATCTAAAAGTATTGTTTCAATattctaaattaaaaaatatttacaaactaTGTCTGtgaatgtttatgcatttatggaaaatttaaacgCGCAAAAATGTACAGAATGCGTTtgatatgcaaaaatatagaaaatatccaaaataaatttcgaagtataaaatatttaaagtgaAGTCCAAAGTTCAAAATATTCATGGCGAAGTTCAAACGCTCTTTGGAATATATAGATTTTATCTCTTTAATGGTATTCAGAAAAATATCAGTTTGTGTAAATCGGAATTCAGGCAACCGTATCATCTCTTACATTTTTCTCAAGAAGAAGGCCAAATTTCTCCATGACATCTTTACCAAGTAGAATGGGCAGAAATTCGTTGTAGGTGATATGTTGAATCAGAGCAATGACGATTCGTCTTGCCTCTTGGTACAGCGTCTCGTCGTCCCAATGAGGGTTAATTTGAATCAAGGTCTTCGCTATTCGATTGTGTTCTCGCGCCATCAAGGTATGCATGCAGGTTAGCACAAGTTGCTCATTCACTCTTATCTCACCTGAAGGCAAAAGTTACGGTATGTTCAGCAAGAATGTTGCTCGTGACCGATGAAAAATAGATGATTTTTCCTGTAACAAAGTGGAACAACCGCATTCTACCGTTTATACATCAACTGGAagaatttccttttctcccttGATTTCTTCACTTCCCTGTTTAGGTTAATTATTGTGTTATTTGTTATTagctaattttattattattagcttAGAAATAcgaatcttttatattttcatattattaacATAGATTAGTTAATTCAAATATTCCTTTCAAGAAAGAAAGTTTCACGAGAACCATACAAAATTCGTGAAAATGTAAGAAAAGATTTCCAAGCAACGCGTTAGTATGTaacgtaaaataatttctactaTCGTGATTTTCTAGAATAGAATCAATTTTCGTGCGATAAACGATAGAAATAAAAGGGGGAAATTTTCACCTATTAATTTGTCAAGCATGCAGAACGATAATTAAAAGTTAACAAATGCAAATCAATTCCAGCCTGGATCCATTAGAATTTGATTTTAGTCTTtgcaaatgtaaatattatttttaacggAAACGATACGACGTTCTAAAAAATGGAAATCCATAAATGAAACAAGTTTCATATTCAAGAGATCGAAAATTCAAGTGGCGAAATAACTCGTTTTCCCCAGTTATTAGCAACAGATTCACAATTTGAATTCAACATTCATCGTGACTGTTGTTGAATAGTTAGGAATCGCTAGAACTTAACGAAATGCACATGGTATTATAGATTATCGAATACACCAGGCTTTCATTTTGTTACGACAACTTTGCGAATGAAGTCGTCGACCTTGATTATGGACCACTCCCTTTCTCGGTTACACATCGCGTTACACGCCGATAATTGTTCGGTCGAGCAACCATCGCCGTTCTTTGACTCGACGAGGCAGAATGCGAGGCAGAATTTCCACGCGAATTTCGACACTGTTCCGTATTATACATAATGCGATCcctattatcattttatccGGCAGCGACACGTGACCTACTTCTTTTCGTAAATAACCATGGTCTCGAACAAATTCGACCACGCGAGACAATCCATTTTTCTCGCTGTTGCCCCGTCACGTGGTTACGCCGCTTTCGATCGAAAGCGAATATTACGCAAAACATCGTGGTTAATGTTGAGATTAAAATCCAGAGCTATCGGAACGTGAAACTCGTATTAAAGAAACTAGAACGTAAGGTAAATTACCGGccaaaaatttgaaattattacgCGTTTCGTAGAATGTAATAATTTGGCGCGCTAGTTTAAACTTAGCTTGGAACGAAACTTGCATTGGAAAGAAATTGCAGCGACCAGCGTACTATCATCCAAAAGCTTGCGATTGTTGTGTGTTTTAGAGAACATAGGAATTTAAGTAGACGTTagcttagaattttttcgtcTTCTAATAATTTCTGGTGAACAGTCTGCAAGAGATTGTTGCCGATATCTGTTAGGTACACTACTCACTAACCTATTTAATGTTTCGTCTGGAATATACGCCTACACGGATTTTATTCTTTCAGATCAGAACTCAATCCTGGCCATGACGATAATACTATTCCGAAATCTTGAAACCACTTTTTCGTAGTGGCGGTTCTATGAATAGGACCATCGCTTTGCTGAAGAATGGCCTTCTCGCCTTCTATTTCTGTTACGAAAGCCGATAATTCGCTGTGTAACGTCGTTTGATCTGATGCGTTTGAGTCTAAAATCATTACAGTGTCGTATATAAagtttctatgaaaaattatgaatCGTTCATTTTGAACATTCTGTCGGAAGAAATATCAATTCTAACGTGAACCAGAAACATAGATCGATGGAACTAATACAGGTTAATGCATCGAACAGTTGCAACAGATGTTACATATTTCGTCTTGTACACGAGCACGATAATCGCGTAGGATAACCACGATTTTCTGATTGGTTGAGCACAACGTGGGAAAACTATTTCCCAGGCCGGTGAACACGCCAGGGGTGAGATAAAATCGTGCGGCGCCGGCGTATTCGACGTTTTTCACTTCTCATTGCTTACAATGCCGGCGAGTCTCGATTCTCAGATGATTAGAGATTAGATCCGGCGTTTGTACGTTTGATTCGATTGTCGTGTGATTAATCGTTCGTCCAGTCATTGGACAAAAgcagaagaaagagaaaaaggttTCTTGATATGATTACTTggttaattttgaaaaatatcatgcgttgaaaatcaatcgaagaaaagaaagacgcATTGATTTCCTCATTGTTTTTCGTTGAAGATCAAATGGAGAGAAAAAATTTCTTCcgattattaattttgaagaATATTAGTATCGAAGGTCAAACGAACTGGAAGCTTTCTAAGTCTGagacaattatttttatctgttTCTCTCTATAGCGTTAGAATTTAAGAAGCACTATATTACGTTTCTATACGGCATTGTTGTGTGCAAGTAAATATACTTGTAGAATGCGATACATAGTACTTTATGGACTGCTCAGAATGATATGAATGACTTCAAAAGTGGATGGACGTTGAATAATCTAGATTTAACACACTGATCCTGAGACATTTTTCAAAGTTGACCTGAGGACTTGAACGAGCACTGGTCGAGCGTTATTAATGAGGTCTTGAGTCTTAAGACATCAGCATCAACCGTCCGGCAGGTTCACCTGGTTTGACGTCTTATGACATCATCCGGACGAAATGTATTAAGATACGAATGTTACAATTCAGACAGTCACTCAATTTTTCATTACTCTCAAGAATACTACAACAAACTTGTAACTTTCTAAAAGAATCTCGAAGTTATCAAAAGGAGAACAATTCTTTTTTCAAAAGGAACGTTGTgaaagaaaaagcaaaaaCGAGTCCTTGGATAGTTTTTATAATAGAAACTGGATAAAGTTAAAACCGATACTATCCAGAAACCAACCAACTATCTTAGAATCGATAGTAAAATTCGCGACTCATTTGGTTGCGAAATATTTACATTGAAAAGACTCACCCGCTTCGAAACAGTACATCGATCGATTCGGTCGAGTGCAGCCCTCGTCGGGGATGTCCAGCTTCAGTGGCAGTAAATCCTTCAAACCATACTCCGAGAACACTGGGTTCATGCGTAACAATCCTCCATAACCAGCGCGGAGCTTCCTGGAAATGGAAACAAAAGGGACGTGTCTCGAACGTTTCTCTATTCACATATGATacgtattaataaattattagtaaTAACACGCGCATATTAGTGAGATTATCTCGCCTAAGGCTGTGATTACAGTTCATTTTTGTTCCGACCATCTGTCGTTCTGACAAATGTATCAGAacaatcaaatattatataatggctacaaaaagtatttacaCACAATTGCAATTATTATAGTATTTACGTATTAATTAGGTTCAGGTGTATCTAGTTTCGTATCATTTGGTAGTACTTTCACATCGTTACAAAACTTTGCTGTAAAATATGATGGAAGAAGGCTTCATTGGAACATAAAAGTATGTGCAAATACTTTTCGTAGCCACCGTAGATCGTTGGGAGAACATGCATTGCGTTTTACAGATGTTTCGTCCGACAGAACACGCATCTAACCACAGCCCAAAGTGAAACATGGTCCGAATTCAACTGGATCAGAGGATGAAAGAGTCCCTCGATTCCCGATTGTGTAATCGTGGATCTCATAATGCGAGCGGACTAGAAAGTGCGAGGAACAGAATGTATACACATAGACTACACGTTAGAAAATGTAGAACAACGTAATGCTGATTTATTGTCCAAGCTGACGTAACGGACGGCACAGCTTTGAGTTTCGAACAGACGTGTTGCAAGTCGTTCGATTATCATTGAACACGTTTTGCTGTTATTAACGAATTGTTGTTTGGCTCGTTAAGGAAAAATCGACGATACAATTATGGTGGAAGAACGAGGAAGTGTGATTCTTTTAGAGAAAAACACACTTAGTAGAAGAAGTACATTTAGTAGAAACCAAATACTCGGATTTGAGAGGCCTCGGTGAAAGATGGCATGGACGAAGGAACTTTTAATTGGATAGGACTGTCGAAAAGCTTAAAAATTGCTAGAGAAATTTATGCATGACATAAAACCATTAACTTATAAAACGTTAGCTTCCAGTAAACCTAATTAACCTATAACCTATAAACCTACGAAAGCCATTTACCTTCTCAACTGAATTAGGATCGCCATTGTGTCAAAATCACGAATTTAAATCATTTCGAAAGACCACCCAACGAAACTCTCGACGATCAACATTAAGACAAAGAATCAATTACCTGGCGAATGATTCCGAGATACCATAGACGGTGTTCCCGTCAAGCACACCTGTCAGAAGATTAAAAGGCACACGGGAGCCAAGTCTGCAACCAGGTCGAACGGCTGGAAAGGCGCGAACGAAGTCCATGCATTTCACGCCGAACAGCCTGTAGAAATAATCGTCTTCCGGTATATGGATCTCGTTGCAGTACGGATTCTTCAGGTGTTGTGGCCGATGGCAACATTCCTCCGGGTCGTTTCGGTTCAGGGGATCTACAAGTGGAATACCAGCTCATCGATCATACGATATGGCCTTAGCTAGCCGTTGGTCTACTGTTATGATAgcgtaatttatttaattccaCCGCGACAGTGGTTACACGAGCGTCGTGTATACTTTCCATGTCGATGTGCCCGCGATATGGATACATCGTTTCCCGTTCGTGGCTTACGTGGGAAGATTCGAAGGCGTGAACCGAGAACCGCAAAACTCGCTACCGTAACGTTGGGAATGATTTTTCTGATGAGATAAAATTGTACCGTAAGAAACAGCACGCGAGAGCGTAAAAAAGTGACATAAATCTTCATGCAAGCATTGTTCTTTTAATAAGGATTTTTTAGGAATTTCCTTTAGGTCAATTTTTCGagaatttgcataaatcgtAGTTTATTACTGTGTTAAGGGCCAATTAGGCAAATTGACGTGAcattttatttgcaattttcgTTCATCAATTGACACGACACTAtgtgcaaaaatatatgaaatgtcCAAATTGGTGTAGCCTAATATATTTAAGAGGTATATTTGGATAATATTTAATGCAAATCCCTAATGGATAATTTACGTAAATTGCTTGTCATGGAATAAGCTTGCCGATAAAGGAACGTTGTCGTTACTAATAGATAAAATCAATAAACGAAAATTTACGCAATCTCTTACGTTTTCATTCGGAAGAAGCCTTTTTTCATAATATCATTACCAAATAAAGTAAGCAGAAAATTGATACGTTGCATCTGGACAATAACAATTTATCTCGCCTCCTGACAACATCTCATCAAACCAACGAGGATTAATTTGAATCATTATCTTTAGAATTCGATTCTGTTCTCATACCGAGTACCATAATGTTGGAAATGATTTTTCAGGCGAGATAGAATAGTAACGTAAGAGACAGCACGCGAGGCTGTTTGTAGATTAAGCGGTTGATGATcgatttaaatttttacttcGCTTAATTCCCATTGTCTTGATGGTATTTGTTAagttctttatatatatagctGGATTAGATGGTTGTCTTAAGTCATAAATTAATTCTTGCCCCTTTAAGATTGCGATAAGAGTTGCCTTGTTCTGTCGCGTTTAATGGATAGGTAATCGTCGTTCATCGAAAGAGCGTGTAACCGTTTG
Encoded proteins:
- the LOC126867882 gene encoding chorion peroxidase isoform X3, giving the protein MLTHVSSVHADVAQPKSKMWRPEDLATVGELLLDISSNLAQTYGLTFEEIEKSLPLIDTSKTLIRDVCPAFLSNVECRAGKYRRNDGLCTNLQNPTWGSTLSPFQRLMSPRFADGLTAPRISETGHDLPLSRVVSRTMHPDEGYHDHAGTVMVIAWGQFMDHDYTLTGTPLDPLNRNDPEECCHRPQHLKNPYCNEIHIPEDDYFYRLFGVKCMDFVRAFPAVRPGCRLGSRVPFNLLTGVLDGNTVYGISESFARKLRAGYGGLLRMNPVFSEYGLKDLLPLKLDIPDEGCTRPNRSMYCFEAGEIRVNEQLVLTCMHTLMAREHNRIAKTLIQINPHWDDETLYQEARRIVIALIQHITYNEFLPILLGKDVMEKFGLLLEKNVYWDGYDESVNPAVIDAFAAAAFRFGHSLLPTAVERWSKAHKFIASKRLSDLIRRPFDLYRAGVFDEYVMGLMNQVAQAMDDSITQEVTNHLFKKVGAKFGLDLVSFNMQRGREFGIPSYMEFRKFCGLPWADTFDELHGSMPNETIKRYSSIFDRPADVDLWSGGVSERPLPGSMLGPTFACIIATQFSYSRRGDRFWYELPNQPSSFTLDQLNEIRKVQLARVICDNTDLIDTIQLYPMVLPDHEINPRVPCRSGVLPSMDLSKWAEFPTANQAQYK
- the LOC126867882 gene encoding chorion peroxidase isoform X2, translating into MLTHVSSVHADVAQPKSKMWRPEDLATVGELLLDISSNLAQTYGLTFEEIEKSLPLIDTSKTLIRDVCPAFLSNVECRAGKYRRNDGLCTNLQNPTWGSTLSPFQRLMSPRFADGLTAPRISETGHDLPLSRVVSRTMHPDEGYHDHAGTVMVIAWGQFMDHDYTLTGTPLDPLNRNDPEECCHRPQHLKNPYCNEIHIPEDDYFYRLFGVKCMDFVRAFPAVRPGCRLGSRVPFNLLTGVLDGNTVYGISESFARKLRAGYGGLLRMNPVFSEYGLKDLLPLKLDIPDEGCTRPNRSMYCFEAGEIRVNEQLVLTCMHTLMAREHNRIAKTLIQINPHWDDETLYQEARRIVIALIQHITYNEFLPILLGKDVMEKFGLLLEKNVYWDGYDESVNPAVIDAFAAAAFRFGHSLLPTAVERWSKAHKFIASKRLSDLIRRPFDLYRAGVFDEYVMGLMNQVAQAMDDSITQEVTNHLFKKVGAKFGLDLVSFNMQRGREFGIPSYMEFRKFCGLPWADTFDELHGSMPNETIKRYSSIFDRPADVDLWSGGVSERPLPGSMLGPTFACIIATQFSYSRRGDRFWYELPNQPSSFTLDQLNEIRKVQLARVICDNTDLIDTIQLYPMVLPDHEINPRVPCRSGVLPSMDLSKWAEFPTANQAQYVSNLADNYQAYGK
- the LOC126867882 gene encoding chorion peroxidase isoform X1, which encodes MLTHVSSVHADVAQPKSKMWRPEDLATVGELLLDISSNLAQTYGLTFEEIEKSLPLIDTSKTLIRDVCPAFLSNVECRAGKYRRNDGLCTNLQNPTWGSTLSPFQRLMSPRFADGLTAPRISETGHDLPLSRVVSRTMHPDEGYHDHAGTVMVIAWGQFMDHDYTLTGTPLDPLNRNDPEECCHRPQHLKNPYCNEIHIPEDDYFYRLFGVKCMDFVRAFPAVRPGCRLGSRVPFNLLTGVLDGNTVYGISESFARKLRAGYGGLLRMNPVFSEYGLKDLLPLKLDIPDEGCTRPNRSMYCFEAGEIRVNEQLVLTCMHTLMAREHNRIAKTLIQINPHWDDETLYQEARRIVIALIQHITYNEFLPILLGKDVMEKFGLLLEKNVYWDGYDESVNPAVIDAFAAAAFRFGHSLLPTAVERWSKAHKFIASKRLSDLIRRPFDLYRAGVFDEYVMGLMNQVAQAMDDSITQEVTNHLFKKVGAKFGLDLVSFNMQRGREFGIPSYMEFRKFCGLPWADTFDELHGSMPNETIKRYSSIFDRPADVDLWSGGVSERPLPGSMLGPTFACIIATQFSYSRRGDRFWYELPNQPSSFTLDQLNEIRKVQLARVICDNTDLIDTIQLYPMVLPDHEINPRVPCRSGVLPSMDLSKWAEFPTANQAQYRLVEEHLLDVPREPTRPEKVRNQYDRQQVLRLFFESINGIASYLGFRK